A region from the Aliarcobacter thereius LMG 24486 genome encodes:
- a CDS encoding prephenate dehydrogenase, with protein sequence MNIGIVGLGLMGGSFAKAVKRYGIASKVYGFTNSGKNKKEIEELALVDELVDLQTLKKVCDIIILSIPVDAIISMFPDFLDIESDKTIIDMGSTKEYIVKNIPEKIRKNFIAAHPMTGTEKSGPRASIDNLYEGKTVVLCDLEDNENKHVNRAFKIFQEIGMRIVVMDSKEHDINACYISHLPHLISFSLANTVMSYQNPKEIIALAAGGFKDMSRIAKSSPRMWGDIFKQNRENMLESIKSFEEQMSRAKKMIEDERYDELEEWMKKANTLHEIL encoded by the coding sequence TTGAATATTGGAATAGTTGGTTTAGGACTAATGGGTGGATCTTTCGCAAAAGCTGTAAAAAGATATGGAATTGCAAGTAAAGTATATGGTTTTACAAATAGTGGAAAAAATAAAAAAGAGATAGAAGAATTGGCTTTAGTTGATGAATTAGTTGATCTTCAAACTTTAAAAAAAGTTTGTGATATTATAATACTTTCTATTCCGGTTGATGCTATTATATCGATGTTTCCAGACTTTTTAGATATAGAAAGTGATAAAACAATTATTGATATGGGTTCAACAAAAGAGTATATTGTTAAAAATATTCCAGAAAAAATTAGAAAAAACTTTATAGCAGCTCACCCAATGACAGGAACAGAAAAATCTGGACCAAGAGCATCAATAGATAATTTATATGAAGGTAAAACAGTAGTTTTATGTGATTTAGAAGATAATGAAAATAAACATGTAAATAGAGCATTTAAGATTTTCCAAGAAATAGGTATGAGAATTGTTGTTATGGATAGTAAAGAGCATGATATTAATGCTTGTTATATATCGCATCTTCCTCATCTAATCTCGTTTTCATTGGCAAATACTGTTATGAGTTATCAAAATCCTAAAGAGATTATTGCTCTTGCAGCAGGTGGATTTAAAGATATGAGTAGAATTGCAAAATCAAGTCCAAGAATGTGGGGAGATATTTTTAAACAAAATAGAGAAAATATGCTTGAATCTATAAAATCATTTGAAGAACAGATGAGTAGAGCAAAAAAAATGATTGAAGATGAAAGATATGATGAACTTGAAGAGTGGATGAAAAAGGCAAATACTCTACATGAAATTTTATAA
- the folP gene encoding dihydropteroate synthase, producing MNIYKLNLEKVDDFLKNLDCDIGGVKIMSKKTKIHTLFIKNLHVGAANILKQDALSIGADLAVPEGVVVAKEKYVDALLIASSKHLEILSKKELAQPFGLKDLAKNLKKFIQKENYETKIMGILNLNSDSFFDKSRTKESEVLDKILSQIDDGANIIDIGAVSSRPGSIYTGEDEELKRVKNTADLIYKHKLYEKVDFSIDSYSPKTIDYVLNCGFKIVNDITGLQNDEVCKIIAKYDAKAVIMHMQNDPTNMQNNPKYDDLIIEIDSFFEERVKKAENFGIKDLILDVGIGFGKNLEHNLLLLKNLEHFKHFGYELLIGASRKSMINMISPSSIENRLSGTLAIHLESLRNGASIIRCHDVKEHFQAIKVFEAINSIN from the coding sequence ATGAATATCTATAAATTAAATTTAGAGAAAGTCGATGATTTTTTAAAAAATTTAGATTGTGATATTGGTGGAGTTAAAATTATGTCTAAAAAGACAAAAATACATACTCTTTTTATAAAAAACCTACATGTTGGTGCTGCAAATATTTTAAAGCAAGATGCATTATCTATTGGGGCTGATTTGGCAGTTCCAGAAGGAGTTGTAGTTGCAAAAGAGAAATATGTAGATGCTTTATTAATTGCTTCAAGTAAGCATCTTGAAATTTTAAGTAAAAAAGAGTTAGCACAGCCTTTTGGGCTAAAAGATTTAGCAAAGAATCTAAAAAAGTTTATACAAAAAGAGAATTATGAAACTAAAATAATGGGTATTTTAAACCTAAACAGTGACTCTTTTTTTGATAAGAGTAGAACAAAAGAGAGTGAAGTTTTAGATAAAATTTTATCTCAAATAGATGATGGTGCAAATATAATTGATATTGGTGCTGTTTCAAGTCGTCCTGGAAGTATTTACACAGGAGAAGATGAAGAGTTAAAAAGAGTTAAAAATACAGCTGATTTAATTTATAAACATAAACTTTATGAAAAAGTAGATTTTTCAATAGATTCTTATTCACCAAAAACAATAGATTATGTATTAAATTGTGGATTTAAAATTGTAAATGATATTACAGGCTTACAAAATGATGAAGTTTGTAAAATTATTGCAAAATATGATGCAAAAGCTGTTATTATGCATATGCAAAATGATCCAACAAATATGCAAAACAATCCAAAATATGATGATTTAATTATAGAAATTGATAGTTTTTTTGAAGAAAGAGTTAAAAAAGCAGAAAATTTTGGAATAAAAGATTTAATATTAGATGTAGGTATTGGTTTTGGAAAAAATTTAGAACATAATCTACTTTTACTCAAAAACCTAGAGCATTTTAAACATTTTGGCTATGAACTCTTAATTGGTGCTAGTAGAAAATCTATGATTAATATGATAAGCCCTAGTTCTATTGAAAATAGACTTAGCGGAACATTGGCAATTCATCTTGAATCACTTAGAAATGGTGCTTCTATTATAAGATGTCATGATGTTAAAGAGCATTTTCAAGCAATTAAAGTCTTTGAAGCAATAAATAGTATAAATTAA
- a CDS encoding DNA polymerase III subunit delta', with translation MHPLKRSSILVVNSIDTALDEILKFYPSHYTRVIKNSEKSEFQILDAQNALKEAYIATNETKYIFLCGSTFRIEAQNSLLKVLEEPPLNIVFILLVESKSSILPTIHSRLLYKNLKTTHIENNLDLNIKHLDLKTLYNFIKENQRISKEDAIKLVSKILLKANEDKVSLGKKELDNFNKSISLLELNSRPINVLTHLLLSILEKDQK, from the coding sequence TTGCATCCTTTAAAAAGATCATCTATATTAGTTGTAAACAGTATTGATACAGCATTAGATGAAATTTTAAAATTCTATCCAAGTCACTATACAAGAGTTATAAAAAATAGTGAGAAAAGTGAATTCCAGATTTTAGATGCTCAAAATGCTCTAAAAGAGGCTTATATTGCTACAAATGAAACAAAATATATTTTTTTGTGTGGTTCAACTTTTAGAATAGAAGCACAAAACTCTTTATTAAAGGTTCTTGAAGAGCCACCTTTAAATATTGTTTTTATTCTATTAGTTGAGTCAAAAAGTTCAATTTTGCCTACAATACACTCAAGACTTCTATATAAAAATTTAAAAACAACTCATATAGAAAATAATTTAGATTTAAATATAAAACATTTAGATTTAAAGACTTTATATAACTTTATTAAAGAAAATCAAAGAATTTCAAAAGAAGATGCTATAAAACTTGTATCTAAAATACTTTTAAAAGCAAATGAAGATAAAGTATCTTTAGGAAAAAAAGAACTTGATAATTTTAATAAATCTATATCTCTTTTAGAATTAAATTCAAGACCAATAAATGTTCTAACTCATTTACTTCTATCTATTTTAGAAAAAGATCAAAAATGA
- a CDS encoding HobA family DNA replication regulator: MQEFLNWTVDLIRQDKVISPWLEEKKFEWTPLVSKNITNILDKNYSVLIVTDNDREWFLNYVLSNINLAKYNRPYLPFYDFRAFFKNINSVRSEDDIQNIKDMLKISFPSGYCFWYIGKSQDPKATFAKITKSSFLWIFDEERQGAINLKSNDDELDIKLLQMFRLYNKTLSAALFAQINVEN, encoded by the coding sequence GTGCAAGAATTCTTAAATTGGACTGTTGATTTAATTAGACAAGATAAAGTTATATCTCCTTGGTTAGAGGAAAAAAAGTTTGAATGGACTCCTTTGGTTTCAAAGAATATAACTAATATTTTAGATAAAAACTACTCTGTTCTTATTGTTACAGATAACGATAGAGAGTGGTTTTTAAACTATGTTTTATCTAATATTAATTTAGCAAAATATAACAGACCTTATCTTCCTTTTTATGATTTTAGAGCATTTTTTAAAAACATAAATAGTGTAAGGTCTGAAGATGATATCCAAAATATAAAAGATATGTTAAAAATATCTTTTCCATCTGGTTATTGTTTTTGGTATATTGGTAAGTCTCAAGATCCAAAAGCAACTTTTGCAAAAATCACAAAAAGCTCATTTTTATGGATTTTTGATGAAGAAAGACAAGGTGCAATAAATTTAAAATCAAATGATGATGAGTTAGATATAAAGCTTTTACAAATGTTTAGGCTATATAATAAAACTTTAAGTGCTGCACTTTTTGCTCAAATAAATGTGGAGAATTAA
- a CDS encoding aspartate kinase yields the protein MLKVLKFGGTSVGTLERISNVAQIIKKIKDEGHDVIAIVSAMSGETNKLIEYAEYYSKTPEPREIDMLLSSGERVTSALLSIALNSLGYKTTSMTGREAGILTTDSHTKAKIEDIDTRKMKNALNEGNIIIVAGFQGVTKDGSRVTTLGRGGSDLSAVAIAGAIKADVCEIYTDVDGIYTTDPRIEPKAKKLDKISYDEMLELASLGAKVLQNRSVEMAKKLNVNLVSRSSFTPEVEGTLITNEEEIMEKPIVSGIALDRNQVRVGMYGVIDKPGVASKIFTALADANINVDMIVQTRGLDGTTDLDFTVPTNELEICKKVMEQFKAEAKNIDYNEAICKVSIVGVGMKSNTGVASKAFTALANENINIRIISTSEIKISMIIDEKYAELAVRSLHDAYNLDK from the coding sequence ATGTTAAAGGTATTAAAATTTGGTGGTACAAGTGTTGGAACATTGGAAAGAATTTCAAATGTTGCTCAAATTATTAAAAAAATAAAAGATGAAGGTCATGATGTTATAGCTATTGTTTCAGCTATGAGTGGAGAGACTAATAAATTAATAGAATATGCAGAATATTATAGTAAAACTCCAGAACCAAGAGAAATTGATATGCTATTAAGTTCTGGTGAAAGAGTTACTTCAGCCCTACTTTCTATTGCATTAAATAGTTTAGGTTATAAAACAACTTCTATGACTGGTCGTGAAGCTGGAATCTTAACAACAGATTCTCACACTAAAGCAAAAATTGAAGATATTGATACAAGAAAAATGAAAAATGCCTTAAATGAAGGTAATATAATAATTGTTGCTGGTTTTCAAGGAGTTACAAAAGATGGTTCAAGAGTTACTACTTTAGGTAGAGGTGGAAGTGATTTATCTGCTGTGGCAATTGCAGGTGCAATAAAAGCAGATGTTTGTGAAATTTATACAGATGTTGATGGTATCTATACAACAGATCCAAGAATTGAGCCAAAAGCAAAAAAACTTGACAAAATATCTTATGATGAGATGTTAGAACTTGCAAGTTTAGGTGCAAAAGTTTTACAAAATAGATCAGTAGAAATGGCAAAAAAACTAAATGTAAATCTAGTATCAAGAAGTAGCTTCACTCCAGAAGTTGAAGGTACATTAATAACAAATGAAGAGGAAATAATGGAAAAACCAATTGTAAGTGGAATAGCTTTAGATAGAAATCAAGTTAGAGTAGGAATGTATGGTGTTATTGATAAACCAGGTGTTGCAAGTAAAATATTTACAGCTCTTGCTGATGCAAATATAAATGTTGATATGATAGTTCAAACAAGAGGACTTGATGGAACTACTGATTTAGATTTTACTGTTCCAACAAATGAATTAGAAATTTGTAAAAAAGTTATGGAACAATTTAAAGCTGAAGCTAAAAATATTGATTATAATGAAGCAATTTGTAAAGTTTCAATTGTTGGTGTTGGTATGAAATCAAATACAGGAGTTGCTTCAAAAGCATTTACAGCTTTAGCAAACGAAAATATTAATATTAGAATAATCTCTACAAGTGAAATAAAAATATCTATGATTATAGATGAGAAATATGCAGAATTAGCTGTAAGATCACTTCATGATGCTTATAATTTGGATAAATAA
- a CDS encoding RNA pyrophosphohydrolase, translating into MTNKEENETEKKNLRPNVAAIILSSRYPEKCEIFIASRVDVSNAWQFPQGGIDDGESSKEALFRELEEEIGTKDVEIIAEYPDWVSYLFPPVIAKKMYPYDGQKQKYYLVKLKQGAKIDINTDIPEFSEYKFVSIKDIYEHITFFKRTVYKQVLKYFKQEGYI; encoded by the coding sequence ATGACTAATAAAGAAGAGAATGAAACAGAGAAAAAAAATTTAAGACCAAATGTAGCAGCAATTATTTTGTCATCAAGATATCCAGAAAAATGTGAGATTTTTATAGCTTCAAGAGTAGATGTTTCAAATGCTTGGCAATTTCCTCAAGGTGGAATTGACGATGGTGAAAGTTCAAAAGAAGCTCTATTTAGAGAACTTGAAGAAGAAATAGGAACAAAAGATGTAGAAATAATTGCTGAATATCCAGATTGGGTATCTTATTTATTTCCTCCTGTTATTGCCAAAAAGATGTATCCATATGATGGGCAAAAACAAAAGTATTATTTAGTTAAATTAAAACAAGGAGCAAAAATAGATATAAATACTGATATTCCAGAGTTTAGTGAATATAAATTTGTATCTATAAAAGATATTTATGAACATATAACATTTTTTAAAAGAACTGTTTATAAGCAGGTGTTAAAGTATTTTAAACAAGAGGGATATATTTAA
- the hemW gene encoding radical SAM family heme chaperone HemW yields the protein MLLYIHIPFCDSKCFYCAFNSYTNKNSQKINYMKALEIGLEDSIDRYLKDKNMRLETVFIGGGTPSTIDAHLYKNIFKLLKPYLEKDCEITTEANPNSATKEWLETMFDFGVNRVSFGVQSFNDKKLKFLGRNHNRLNAIKAIQNAKCIGFNSINCDIIYGVQDDTFKSLKEDFDTIKSLEVEHISAYSLIIEEDTKFFLYEKELRKSKKSLKIDDEDLSYELFKYLNDLGYKQYEIANFSLKEEFESKHNYGYWSHKEYLGLGAGAVAFIDGKREYTNKSIEKYIENPLYKSFENLENEDIKAEKVLLGFRCKFGVDMSLFTKTELNKIDELIEENRVCIVDNRVYNNNFLLADEISLYILD from the coding sequence TTGCTTTTATACATACATATACCTTTTTGTGATAGTAAATGTTTTTACTGTGCATTTAACTCTTACACAAATAAAAATAGCCAAAAGATAAATTATATGAAAGCCTTGGAAATAGGCTTAGAAGACAGTATTGATAGATATTTAAAAGATAAAAATATGAGATTAGAAACAGTATTTATAGGAGGAGGAACACCTTCAACAATAGATGCACATTTATATAAAAATATTTTTAAACTTTTAAAACCATATTTAGAAAAAGATTGTGAAATTACAACAGAAGCAAATCCAAATAGTGCAACAAAAGAGTGGCTAGAAACAATGTTTGATTTTGGAGTAAATAGAGTTAGCTTTGGTGTACAAAGCTTTAATGATAAAAAACTAAAATTTTTAGGAAGAAATCACAATAGACTTAATGCTATTAAGGCAATACAAAATGCAAAATGTATAGGTTTTAATAGTATTAATTGCGATATAATCTATGGTGTTCAAGATGATACATTTAAGAGTTTAAAAGAAGATTTTGATACAATAAAAAGTTTAGAAGTTGAACACATAAGTGCATATAGTTTAATTATCGAAGAAGATACAAAATTCTTTTTATATGAAAAAGAGTTAAGAAAAAGTAAAAAAAGTTTAAAAATAGATGATGAAGATCTTAGTTATGAACTTTTTAAATACTTAAATGATTTAGGTTATAAACAGTATGAAATAGCAAATTTTTCTTTAAAAGAAGAGTTTGAGTCAAAACATAATTATGGTTATTGGAGCCATAAAGAGTATTTGGGTCTTGGTGCTGGTGCTGTTGCTTTTATTGATGGTAAAAGAGAATATACAAATAAAAGTATAGAAAAATATATTGAAAATCCTTTATATAAAAGCTTTGAAAATCTTGAAAATGAAGATATAAAAGCAGAAAAAGTTTTATTGGGTTTTAGGTGTAAGTTTGGTGTTGATATGAGTTTATTTACAAAAACAGAATTAAATAAAATAGATGAACTAATAGAAGAAAACAGAGTTTGTATAGTAGATAATAGGGTTTATAATAATAATTTTCTATTAGCAGATGAAATATCTCTCTATATTTTAGATTAA
- the prmC gene encoding peptide chain release factor N(5)-glutamine methyltransferase, which yields MTIKDCVRKYTSELKEVTHIPAKEVEILIMYLLEKNVIWLHLNYDKPYTKEKELQELIKKRASGYPLEYIIKRASFYGESFIVQDGVLIPRPETEILVENAKEIIEKELENSEKYKEKTLKIVEIGTGSGIISTMLALLIENIEIVAVDINPKALELAQKNADKFSVSNKIEFINSNLFTNIKTEDVFMVVSNPPYIKDSYKLPKNVEFEPKNALFGGLIGDELIKNIIKETNKRDIPYLLCEMGYDQKLSLEEYFKEFNVEFHSFYKDYEKFDRGFTLKFKEKKENK from the coding sequence ATGACAATAAAGGATTGTGTAAGAAAATACACATCAGAATTAAAAGAAGTTACACATATTCCAGCTAAAGAAGTTGAGATATTGATTATGTATTTATTGGAAAAAAATGTTATTTGGCTACATCTTAACTATGATAAGCCATATACAAAAGAGAAAGAACTTCAAGAATTGATAAAAAAAAGAGCTAGTGGATATCCTTTAGAATATATTATAAAAAGAGCTAGTTTTTATGGTGAAAGTTTTATTGTTCAAGATGGTGTTCTAATTCCAAGACCAGAAACTGAGATATTAGTAGAAAATGCAAAAGAAATTATTGAAAAAGAGCTAGAAAATAGTGAAAAATATAAAGAAAAAACTTTAAAGATAGTAGAAATTGGTACAGGAAGTGGAATAATATCTACTATGTTGGCACTATTAATTGAAAATATTGAGATAGTAGCTGTTGATATTAATCCAAAAGCCTTGGAACTTGCACAAAAAAATGCAGATAAATTTTCTGTAAGCAATAAAATAGAGTTTATAAACAGTAATTTATTTACAAATATTAAAACAGAAGATGTGTTTATGGTAGTTTCAAATCCACCATATATAAAAGATTCATATAAATTACCTAAAAATGTAGAGTTTGAACCCAAAAATGCACTTTTTGGAGGTCTTATAGGAGATGAACTTATTAAAAATATTATAAAAGAGACAAATAAAAGAGATATTCCTTATTTACTTTGTGAAATGGGTTATGATCAAAAGCTTAGTCTAGAAGAGTATTTTAAAGAGTTTAATGTAGAATTTCATAGTTTTTATAAAGATTATGAGAAGTTTGATAGAGGGTTTACTCTAAAATTTAAAGAAAAAAAGGAGAATAAATGA